One window from the genome of Candidatus Methylomirabilota bacterium encodes:
- a CDS encoding TRAP transporter small permease subunit, with translation MPFIHFVDQISYWSGKAFAWLIVALTFVVSIEVFKRYILNAPTAWIFDFNNMLYGTLFMMCGAYTLALAGHVRADFVYIYMKPRGQASLDLILYFLFFIPGILGLIYAGYDFAAISWRIGEHSTVTAEGPPVYHFKSVIPLAGLLVMLQGLAEIVRCVVCIRTGAWPARLEDVEEIDVIETQLSQSAYVDEESRRQAMAGAHAIDEAARHRTVVDDTERQSRTP, from the coding sequence ATGCCCTTCATCCACTTCGTCGATCAGATCAGCTACTGGTCCGGCAAGGCCTTCGCCTGGCTCATTGTGGCCCTGACGTTCGTGGTCTCGATCGAGGTGTTCAAGCGCTACATCCTGAACGCGCCCACCGCCTGGATCTTCGACTTCAATAACATGCTGTACGGCACGCTGTTCATGATGTGCGGCGCGTACACGCTGGCCCTGGCCGGCCATGTCCGCGCCGACTTCGTGTACATCTATATGAAACCCCGGGGCCAGGCGAGCCTCGACCTCATCCTCTACTTCCTCTTCTTCATCCCCGGGATCCTCGGCCTGATCTACGCCGGCTACGACTTCGCGGCGATCTCGTGGCGCATCGGCGAGCACTCGACGGTGACGGCGGAGGGTCCGCCTGTCTACCACTTCAAGTCGGTGATCCCGCTTGCCGGCCTTCTCGTGATGCTCCAGGGCCTGGCGGAGATCGTCCGCTGCGTCGTGTGCATCCGCACCGGCGCCTGGCCGGCGCGGCTCGAAGACGTCGAGGAGATCGACGTCATCGAGACCCAGCTGAGCCAGAGCGCGTACGTGGACGAGGAGTCGCGGCGGCAGGCCATGGCCGGCGCGCACGCGATCGACGAGGCGGCCCGTCATCGTACCGTGGTCGACGACACCGAGCGACAGAGCCGGACCCCATGA
- a CDS encoding PDZ domain-containing protein → MGERRRTRARGLLLGALVLALLVGVLPASAAERSGWLGVRIRDLSEQEMDEISSRHGIREGFGAMIVEVLKETPAERSGLRAGDLVVAFRDRPVVDTRALVRLIGGSAVGETVPLTVLRRDEGRRQLRVRLAAMPDAVAADRIAGDLGFFVREPEGQPELGGARPPTLPTVTGVLPGSRAAGAGMRVGDVLLEVDGKVILTYEALRSALLGWTPERSLPMVVRRDGERVALLLPGTTNP, encoded by the coding sequence ATGGGTGAGCGGCGCCGGACGCGCGCGCGAGGGCTGCTCCTCGGCGCCCTCGTCCTGGCGCTCCTCGTCGGCGTGCTCCCGGCCAGCGCGGCGGAGCGGTCGGGCTGGCTCGGGGTCCGCATCCGCGATCTCTCGGAGCAGGAGATGGACGAGATCTCGAGCCGTCACGGCATCCGGGAGGGCTTCGGCGCCATGATCGTGGAGGTCCTGAAGGAGACGCCCGCGGAGCGCTCCGGTCTCCGAGCGGGTGATCTGGTGGTGGCCTTCCGCGACCGGCCGGTGGTCGACACGCGCGCGCTCGTGCGGTTGATCGGCGGCTCGGCGGTGGGCGAGACGGTGCCGCTCACCGTGCTCCGCCGCGACGAGGGCCGGCGGCAGCTTCGCGTACGCCTCGCCGCCATGCCGGACGCGGTCGCCGCCGACCGCATCGCGGGCGATCTCGGATTCTTCGTCCGTGAGCCCGAGGGCCAGCCTGAGCTCGGGGGCGCGCGGCCGCCGACCTTGCCCACGGTCACCGGTGTCCTCCCCGGCAGCCGCGCCGCGGGCGCGGGCATGCGGGTGGGGGACGTGCTCCTCGAAGTGGACGGCAAGGTGATCCTCACCTACGAGGCGCTCCGGAGCGCCCTGCTCGGCTGGACCCCCGAGCGGTCGTTGCCGATGGTGGTGCGCCGCGACGGCGAGCGCGTCGCGCTGCTGCTCCCCGGCACCACAAATCCTTGA
- a CDS encoding C4-dicarboxylate ABC transporter, with translation MKNAQATVDSPRRRFLTGSATAALGAAALGFPSVVKAQGPTHFRFQSTWPQKDIFHEYALDFAKKVNDMTGGDLKIEVLPAGAVVPAFGLLDAVSKGTLDGGHGVLVYHYGKQTALALWGSGPAFGMDANMLLSWHKYGGGKQLLTKLYQSIGANVVSFPYGPMATQPLGWYKKPITKADDFKGLKFRTVGISIDVFQGMGAAVNALPGAEIVPAMDRGLLDAAEFNNATSDRVLGFADVSKVCMLQSYHQNAEQLEISFNKGKFDALPDKMKAIVENAVEAASQDMSWKAIDRYSKDYIELQTKDKVRFYRTPDSVLQKQLEIYDQVADKKSAENALFKEIIESQKAFAARAVKWDLDTNVSRRMAYNHYFGKKS, from the coding sequence ATGAAGAACGCGCAGGCCACCGTCGACAGTCCCCGCCGCAGGTTCCTCACCGGCTCCGCCACCGCCGCTCTGGGCGCGGCTGCGCTGGGCTTCCCCAGCGTCGTGAAGGCGCAGGGCCCCACCCACTTTCGCTTCCAGAGCACGTGGCCGCAGAAGGACATCTTCCACGAGTACGCGCTGGACTTCGCCAAGAAGGTGAACGACATGACGGGCGGCGATCTCAAGATCGAGGTGCTGCCGGCCGGGGCCGTGGTGCCGGCTTTCGGCCTGCTCGACGCGGTGTCCAAGGGCACGCTCGACGGCGGCCACGGGGTGCTCGTGTACCACTACGGCAAGCAGACCGCGCTGGCCCTCTGGGGCTCCGGCCCCGCGTTCGGCATGGACGCCAACATGCTGCTGTCCTGGCACAAGTACGGCGGGGGCAAGCAGCTCCTGACCAAGCTCTACCAGTCCATCGGGGCCAACGTGGTGTCGTTCCCCTACGGGCCGATGGCGACGCAGCCGCTCGGCTGGTACAAGAAGCCCATCACGAAGGCGGACGACTTCAAGGGACTCAAGTTCCGCACCGTGGGCATCTCGATCGACGTGTTCCAAGGCATGGGGGCGGCGGTCAACGCGCTGCCCGGCGCCGAGATCGTTCCCGCCATGGACCGTGGCCTGTTGGACGCCGCCGAGTTCAACAACGCCACCTCCGACCGGGTGCTCGGCTTCGCCGACGTCTCCAAGGTCTGCATGCTGCAGAGCTACCATCAGAACGCGGAGCAGCTCGAGATCAGCTTCAACAAGGGGAAGTTCGACGCGCTGCCCGACAAGATGAAGGCGATCGTCGAGAACGCGGTGGAGGCGGCCTCCCAGGACATGTCGTGGAAGGCCATCGACCGCTACTCGAAGGACTACATCGAGCTGCAGACCAAGGACAAGGTGCGCTTCTACCGGACGCCGGACTCCGTGCTGCAGAAGCAGCTCGAGATCTACGACCAGGTCGCCGACAAGAAGTCGGCGGAGAACGCGCTCTTCAAGGAGATCATCGAGTCGCAGAAGGCCTTCGCGGCGCGCGCGGTGAAATGGGATCTCGACACCAACGTCAGCCGGCGCATGGCCTACAACCACTACTTCGGCAAGAAGAGCTGA